Within the Gammaproteobacteria bacterium genome, the region TGGAAGTCATCGCGAATAGCATGACAGGTACTTTCGAGTATGAGAAAGGGGACAAACGTTCGGTACCGGATTTCAATGTGTTCTATCGCTACTTTGCGACCTATCCTTATTACAGTGATGCGATTTGGTATTTAACCCAAATGCGACGCTGGGGACAGATTGCCGAACCCAAGAGTGATGATTGGTACAAAGAGATCGCCGCAAAAGTCTATCGCCCTGATCTTTATCTTGAAGCGGCGAATGAGTTGATCGCAGAAGGAAAAATTGCAAGTACAGATATCCCAACAACCAATGGTTATAAGCCTCCACAGTCAGAATTTATTGATGATATTACCTATGATGGCAGTAAGCCGAATGAATACTTGAGTAAATTTAGTATCGGACTTAGCAACGAACAGGTTTTGGACTAAGTGCATATTAGACGGTCAATCAAGGGTATTTTATGAGTGCAAATGAAGCGACTGTAGATTCTGGTCTCAATACGTTCAAAGGCTTTTCCTTCAATGAACTACGTGAGCTGATATCCGAAAAATCAAGTGCATTGATCCCGCCGATGGTGGCCATCTTTGTTTTCTTGATCTTATGGTCGGTTGCGTCCAATAATATTGTCACGAGTTTAGGCAACGTTCCGGGCCCGGTCGAAGTCGCGCAGCAATTTAAAGTTCTGGTGATCGAACATCAGAATGAGCGTGAAAAAGCTAAAGCCTTTTATCAGCGTCAGGAAGTACGTAATGTTGAGAAACTCGCGGCTAATCCTAATGCTGAGGTCAAGTTACGTAAATACACCGGTAAGCCAACATTCTTTGATCAGATCATTACGAGTTTGTTAACCGTTTTCAGCGGCTTTGCGTTGGCGGCAATTTTTGCGATTCCGGTAGGCATTCTTTGTGGATTAAGTAAGTCATTCTATCAAGCCTTGAATCCCTTGATTCAAATCTTCAAGCCGGTCTCTCCGCTGGCATGGCTGCCAATCGTTACGATGGTAGTCAGCGCTGTGTACGTCTCAGATGATCCAATGTTCGAAAAGGCCTTTATCACCTCAGCAATCACTGTGACATTGTGTTCTCTGTGGCCGACTTTGATCAATACGGCCGTTGGCGTGGCCAGTATTGATAAAGATCTATTGAATGTTGGCAAGGTATTACGCCTCGATTGGTGGACGAAAGTACGTAAGATCGTGTTGCCATCGGCAATGCCTTTGATCTTTACAGGCTTGCGCTTGTCGTTAAGTGTAGGTTGGATG harbors:
- a CDS encoding ABC transporter permease, whose amino-acid sequence is MSANEATVDSGLNTFKGFSFNELRELISEKSSALIPPMVAIFVFLILWSVASNNIVTSLGNVPGPVEVAQQFKVLVIEHQNEREKAKAFYQRQEVRNVEKLAANPNAEVKLRKYTGKPTFFDQIITSLLTVFSGFALAAIFAIPVGILCGLSKSFYQALNPLIQIFKPVSPLAWLPIVTMVVSAVYVSDDPMFEKAFITSAITVTLCSLWPTLINTAVGVASIDKDLLNVGKVLRLDWWTKVRKIVLPSAMPLIFTGLRLSLSVGWMVLIAAEMLAQNPGLGKFVWDEFQNGSSNSLGRIMVAVFVIGIIGFLLDRIMLILQRRFSYDKSIELR